One Ananas comosus cultivar F153 linkage group 1, ASM154086v1, whole genome shotgun sequence DNA window includes the following coding sequences:
- the LOC109708117 gene encoding UDP-galactose transporter 1-like: MEEGRVMSWGMFRAILSILQWWGFNVTVIIMNKWIFQKLDFKFPLTVSCVHFICSSIGAYGAIKVLKLKPLIEVDAEDRWRRIFPMSFVFCINIVLGNVSLRYIPVSFMQTIKSFTPATTVFLQWLVWRKHFDWRIWTSLIPIVGGILLTSMTELSFNVFGFCAALFGCLATSTKTILAESLLHGYKFDSINTVYYMAPFATMILALPATLLEGGGVINWFYTHESIFSSLIIIFSSGVLAFCLNFSIFYVIHSTTAVTFNVAGNLKVAVAVLVSWLIFRNPISAMNAIGCAITLMGCTFYGYVRHILSQQPSAVPGTPRTPRTPRTPRSRMELLPLVSDKQQDKV; encoded by the exons ATGGAGGAGGGTCGGGTGATGAGTTGGGGGATGTTTAGGGCGATTCTCTCGATTCTGCAGTGGTGGGGGTTCAACGTCACCGTCATCATCATGAACAAGTGGATCTTCCAG aaACTGGACTTCAAGTTTCCTTTGACTGTGTCGTGTGTGCATTTCATATGCTCTTCCATTGGAGCTTATGGCGCCATCAAAGTGCTCAAGTTAAAGCCGCTGATTGAGGTCGACGCTGAGGACCGCTGGAGAAGGATATTCCCAATGTCATTTGTGTTCTGTATCAACATTGTGTTAGGAAACGTGAGCTTGCGTTACATTCCAGTCTCTTTCATGCAGACAATTAAATCGTTCACTCCTGCAACAACAG TCTTTTTGCAGTGGCTAGTATGGAGAAAGCACTTTGATTGGCGAATATGGACTTCTTTGATACCCATTGTGGGGGGAATTCTTCTAACATCTATGACAGAACTTAGTTTCAATGTTTTTGGATTTTGTGCCGCCTTATTTGGTTGCCTTGCTACATCTACAAAGACCATACTCGCAGAGTCCCTACTTCATGGTTATAAATTCGACAG CATCAATACAGTGTACTACATGGCTCCCTTTGCGACGATGATATTAGCCTTACCGGCCACTTTACTCGAAGGCGGTGGAGTCATCAACTGGTTCTACACACATGAATCCATCTTTTCGTCGCTGATCATCATCTTCAGCTCAGGGGTGTTGGCCTTCTGTCTCAACTTCTCCATTTTTTATGTCATTCATTCCACAACTGCTGTAACTTTTAACGTCGCGGGCAACCTCAAA GTCGCAGTTGCGGTACTAGTCTCATGGCTTATATTCCGCAACCCAATCTCTGCGATGAATGCGATCGGGTGTGCAATCACACTTATGGGGTGCACCTTCTACGGCTACGTGCGGCACATTCTCTCCCAGCAACCTTCCGCTGTCCCCGGAACTCCTCGAACCCCCCGAACTCCTCGAACACCGCGAAGTCGAATGGAGTTGCTCCCTCTTGTAAGCGACAAACAGCAAGACAAGGTCTAG
- the LOC109708124 gene encoding uncharacterized protein LOC109708124, with translation MGSVGKGEAILRQLSGNGDGGEGSKRWGKRKGGGNGYGNGNGGGGVVVGKKRVMVVIDHSTGAKHAMMWALTHVTNKGDLLTLLHVLPHHHHHHHTSRGGGGGDAPLLANSLGSLCKACKPEVEVEALVIQGPKLATVLSQVRKLEASVLVLSQTKPSPFPCLIRSSREEFVEECINKADCLTLAVRKQSKGVGGYLVSTRWQKNFWLLA, from the exons atGGGTAGTGTGGGGAAAGGGGAGGCCATTTTAAGGCAACTAAGTGGGAATGGGGATGGAGGTGAAGGTTCAAAGAGGTGGGGGAAGAGGAAAGGTGGTGGAAATGGATATGGAAATGGAaatggaggaggaggggtgGTGGTGGGGAAGAAGAGGGTGATGGTGGTGATAGATCACAGCACAGGGGCAAAGCATGCAATGATGTGGGCACTCACCCATGTCACCAACAAAGGAGatctcctcaccctcctccatGTCCTTccccatcaccaccaccaccaccacacaagcagaggaggaggaggaggggatgcTCCTCTTCTTGCTAACTCCCTTGGCTCCCTCTGCAAGGCCTGCAAACCTGAG GTGGAGGTGGAAGCACTAGTGATACAAGGGCCAAAGCTGGCTACTGTGCTCAGCCAAGTGAGGAAGCTGGAGGCTTCTGTGCTTGTTTTAAGCCAGACCAAGCCCTCACCATTTCCCTG CTTGATTAGGAGCAGCAGGGAGGAGTTTGTGGAGGAGTGCATCAACAAAGCAGACTGCCTGACCCTGGCTGTGAGGAAGCAGAGCAAAGGTGTGGGTGGCTACCTGGTCAGCACTAGATGGCAAAAGAACTTCTGGCTTTTGGCTTAA